In a single window of the Dryobates pubescens isolate bDryPub1 chromosome Z, bDryPub1.pri, whole genome shotgun sequence genome:
- the CAPSL gene encoding calcyphosin-like protein: MPGTARHDREMAIQAKRDLAKTTDPVERLRLRCLARGSAGIKGLGRVFRIMDDDNSRTLDFKEFVKGLNDYAMMIDKEEAQDIFRVFDKDGNGIIDFDEFLVTLRPPMSNARKEIIMQAFRKLDKSGDGVVTIEDLRGVYNAKHHPKYQNGDWTEDQVFRAFLDNFDSPYDKDGKVTTEEFMNYYAGVSASIDTDVYFIIMMKNAWKL; this comes from the exons ATGCCAGGCACAGCTAGGCATGACCGTGAGATGGCAATCCAGGCCAAAAGAGACCTGGCCAAAACCACTGACCCTGTAGAAAGACTTCGCCTCCGTTGTTTAGCAAGGGGATCTGCAGGCATCAAAGGACTTGGCAG GGTTTTTCGGATCATGGATGATGACAACAGCAGGACCCTTGATTTCAAAGAGTTTGTGAAAGGGTTAAATGATTATGCTATGatgatagacaaggaagaagcaCAAGACATTTTCCGGGTATTCGATAAGGATGGGAATGGAATAATTGATTTTGATGAATTTCTTGTCACACTGAGA CCTCCCATGTCAAATGCAAGAAAAGAGATCATCATGCAGGCATTTAGAAAGTTAGATAAGAGTGGGGATGGTGTCGTAACGATTGAAGATTTGCGGGGAGTGTATAATGCAAAGCATCATCCCAAATACCAGAATGGAGACTGGACAGAAGATCAGGTTTTCAGGGCTTTTCTGGATAATTTTGATTCACCTTATGACAAAGATGGGAAG GTCACAACAGAAGAATTCATGAACTACTACGCTGGAGTCAGTGCTTCAATAGACACAGACGTCTATTTTATCATCATGATGAAGAATGCTTGGAAACTCTGA